One Streptomyces dangxiongensis genomic window, CTGGTCCAGGGCTACAGCGCCTTCGTCTACGAGGGCCCGTTCTGGTGCCGCGCCGTCCACAAGGGCCTCGCCGCCCGTCTGCGCACCAGCCCCTACGCCACCCTCGCCGACGCGGTCGGCGCCGACGTGAGGAAGCACGCATGACCTCGTACGAGCCCTTCGGCGCCCGCCTCCGCCGCGCCATGGACGAGCGCGGCCCGCTGTGTGTCGGCATCGACCCGCACGCCTCCCTGCTCGCCGAGTGGGGCCTGGACGACGACGTCGCCGGGCTGGAACGGTTCAGCCGCACGGTGGTGGAGGCCGTGGCCGACCGGGTGGCCGTCCTGAAGCCGCAGAGCGCCTTCTACGAACGGTTCGGCTCGCGGGGCCTCGCGGTCCTGGAGACGTCCGTCCGGGAGGCGCGGGCGGCCGGTGCCCTGGTCGTGATGGACGCCAAGCGCGGCGACATCGGCTCGACCATGGCCGCCTACGCCGAGGCGTTCCTGCGCCAGGACGCCCCGCTGTTCTCCGACGCCCTGACCGTCTCGCCGTACCTCGGCTACGGCTCGCTCAGCCCGGCCGTCGCACTGGCCCGGGAGAGCGGCGCCGGCCTGTTCGTGCTGGCGCTGACCTCGAACCCGGAGGGCGGCGAGGTGCAGCACGCGGTGCGCGCCGACGGCCGGACCGTCGGCGCGACCATGCTGGCCCACCTGGCGGCCGAGAACGCCGGGGAGGAGCCGCTGGGCTCCTTCGGCGCGGTCGTCGGCGCCACGCTCGGCGACCTGTCCTCGTACGGCCTCGACATCAACGGCCCGCTCCTCGCGCCCGGCATCGGCGCCCAGGGAGCGACCCCCGCGGACCTTCCCCGTGTCTTCGGGGCGGCCGTGCGCAACGTGGTGCCCAACGTCAGCCGGGGTGTTCTGCGTCACGGTCCCGACGTCAGCGCGCTGCGCGGGGCGGCCGAGCGCGTCGCGGAGGAGATCCGGGCGGCCGTCGACGGCGCCTGAACCGCCGGTCGCGTGCTCGGCTGAGCGCTGTCGCACCGACCTGAGTGTGAATACATCTGCAAATCGAGGGCAATATGCCTGAAATGTCCGACCTGACGGAGGCTGACCAGGACTTTTCCGCTGTTCTCGCTGACTCTGGCGGACTTGCCCGCTAGTCTCCGAGCAGTGGGGGTGCCTCCGACGCCCTCCATGGCAGTGGGGGAGAACGGGTGACGCGTGTTGCTCGTAGCTCCCCAGGTGTGGGGCGACTAGGTTCCTCACCGGTCCGTATCCGACAGTTCGACATCCGAGGTGACGTAGGCGTGGCTCTTCCGCCCCTTACCCCTGAACAGCGCGCAGCCGCGCTCGAAAAGGCCGCCGCGGCTCGCCGGGAGCGGGCCGAGGTCAAGAATCGACTCAAGCACTCCGGCGCCTCCCTGCACGAGGTCATCAAGCAGGGCCAGGAGAACGACGTCATCGGCAAGATGAAGGTCTCCGCGCTGCTGGAGTCCCTGCCGGGCGTGGGCAAGGTCCGCGCCAAGCAGATCATGGAGCGTCTGGGAATCTCCGAGAGCCGCCGCGTGCGCGGTCTCGGTTCCAACCAGATCGCCTCCCTGGAGCGTGAGTTCGGCAGCACCGGCTCCTGAGTCCGCCTCCCGACGGACAGGGAGTCCCGGGCACTCCGGGATTGCTGGATAATCGCTGCATGGCAGTAACACTCCGGGGGACGTCCCCCGAACCCCCGGACGCACGTCCGCGGCTGACCGTGCTCTCCGGCCCCTCGGGGGTCGGCAAGAGCACGGTCGTCGCTCATATGCGCAAGAAACACCCCGACGTCTGGCTCTCGGTGTCGGCGACCACCCGCAAGCCGCGCCCAGGCGAGCAGCACGGAGTCCACTATTTCTTCGTCACCGACGACGAGATGGACAAGCTCATCGCCAACGGCGAGCTGCTGGAGTGGGCGGAGTTCGCCGGCAACCGCTACGGCACGCCCCGCGCGGCCGTGCAGGAGCGGCTGGAGAACGGCGAGCCCGTCCTGCTGGAGATCGACCTCCAGGGCGCACGCCAGGTCCGCGAGTCGCTGTCCGACGCCCAGTTGGTGTTCCTGGCCCCGCCCTCCTGGGAGGAGCTGGTGCGCAGGCTCACCGGGCGGGGGACCGAGCCGCCCGAGGTCATCGAGCGCCGCCTGGAGGCGGCCAGGACCGAGCTGGCGGCCGAGCCGGAGTTCGATGTGACCCTGGTCAACACCTCCGTCGAGGACGTGGCGCGCGAGCTGCTAGCCTTGATGGACATTGTGTGATCGTGACTGTGATCACGATGACTGATTCTTTTCCATCCATCGGAAGGTAGAGCGTGTCCTCTTCCATCACCGCGCCCGAGGGCATCATCAACCCGCCGATCGACGAGCTTCTCGAGGCCACCGACTCGAAGTACAGCCTCGTGATCTACGCGGCCAAGCGTGCCCGCCAGATCAACGCGTACTACTCGCAGCTCGGCGAGGGCCTCCTCGAGTACGTCGGTCCGCTCGTCGACACCCACGTGCACGAGAAGCCGCTCTCGATCGCCCTGCGCGAGATCAACGCCGGTCTGCTGACCTCTGAGGCCATCGAGGGCCCGGCGCAGTAGTTTTTTCAGATTGCGATCGACTTATCCACAGGCCCGGCAGTCACGCTGCCGGGCCTGTGGTGTGTCATGGAGTCGGTCGTACGTTTTTCGAGTCCGGGAGACACGGTGGACAAGCCGAGGGTCGTGCTGGGGGTCAGTGGTGGCATCGCCGCCTACAAGGCCTGTGAGCTGCTGAGAAGGTTCACGGAGTCGGGCCATGACGTCCGGGTGGTGCCGACCGCCTCCGCGCTGCAGTTCGTCGGCGCCGCCACCTGGTCGGCCCTGTCCGGCAAGCCCGTCTCGCCCGAGGTGTGGGACGACGTGCACGAGGTCCCGCACGTCCGCATCGGCCAGCACGCCGACCTGGTGGTCGTCGCCCCGGCCACGGCCGACATGCTCGCCAAGGCGGCCCACGGCCTCGCCGACGACCTGCTGACCAACACGCTGCTGACCGCCCGCTGCCCGGTCGTCTTCGCCCCGGCCATGCACACCGAGATGTGGGAGCACCCGGCCACCCGGGAGAACGTGGCCACGCTCCGCCGTCGCGGCGCCGTCGTCATCGAGCCCGCCGTCGGCCGCCTCACCGGCGTCGACACCGGCAAGGGCCGGCTCCCGGACCCGGCGGAGATCTTCGAGGTCTGCCGCCGGGTGCTGGCCCGCGGCGTCACCGAGCCCGACCTGCGGGGGCGGCACGTCGTCGTCTCCGCGGGCGGCACCCGCGAGCCCCTCGACCCGGTCCGCTTCCTCGGCAACCGCTCCTCCGGCAAGCAGGGCTACGCCCTCGCCCGTACGGCCGCCGCCCGCGGCGCCCGGGTGACGCTGGTCGCGGCCGACACCGGCCTGCCCGACCCGGCGGGCGTGGACGTCGTCCCGGTGGGCACGGCCGTCCAGCTCCGCGAGGCCGTCCTCAAGGCCGCGGCGGACGCCGACGCCGTGGTCATGGCCGCCGCCGTCGCCGACTTCCGTCCGGCCGTCTACGCCGCCGGGAAGATCAAGAAGAGGGACGGCCACGAGCCCGATCCGGTCGTGCTGGTGCGGAATCCAGACATTCTCGCGGAGATCTCCGCCGACCGCGCCCGCCCCGGACAGGTGGTCGTCGGCTTCGCCGCCGAGACCGACGACGTCCTCGCCAACGGCCGCACCAAGCTCGCCCGCAAGGGCTGCGACCTGCTCGTGGTCAACGAGGTGGGGGAGCGCAAGACCTTCGGCTCCGAGGAGAACGAGGCCGTCGTCCTGGGCGCCGACGGCAGTGAGACCGCGGTGCCGCACGGCCCCAAGGAGGCCCTGGCCGACATCGTCTGGGATCTGGTCGCCCAGCGGCTGGACTGACCCGCCCGCTGGCCACCGGCCGGGGCCTCCGCCCGGGTGAACGGCGCGTGTCGGGGCGCTCGAGCCGGGTGTGGCGGCTCTGGTCACACCGGCCGCGATTGTGCAGAATGCCTGTGCCGCAGGTCACAACGCCTCCGAGAAACGAGATGGTGGCCCGTCGGCCGAGTGCGACCGATAAACTGTTCACGGTCGACCGGGCGCAGCCCTGTGTCGACCGCAAATGATCAGCCAGCAGCCGCTGCAACCACAGGGAGCGTTGTGTCCCGTCGCCTGTTCACCTCGGAGTCCGTGACCGAGGGTCACCCCGACAAGATCGCTGACCAGATCAGCGACACCATTCTCGACGCGCTTCT contains:
- the pyrF gene encoding orotidine-5'-phosphate decarboxylase, whose protein sequence is MTSYEPFGARLRRAMDERGPLCVGIDPHASLLAEWGLDDDVAGLERFSRTVVEAVADRVAVLKPQSAFYERFGSRGLAVLETSVREARAAGALVVMDAKRGDIGSTMAAYAEAFLRQDAPLFSDALTVSPYLGYGSLSPAVALARESGAGLFVLALTSNPEGGEVQHAVRADGRTVGATMLAHLAAENAGEEPLGSFGAVVGATLGDLSSYGLDINGPLLAPGIGAQGATPADLPRVFGAAVRNVVPNVSRGVLRHGPDVSALRGAAERVAEEIRAAVDGA
- a CDS encoding integration host factor — protein: MALPPLTPEQRAAALEKAAAARRERAEVKNRLKHSGASLHEVIKQGQENDVIGKMKVSALLESLPGVGKVRAKQIMERLGISESRRVRGLGSNQIASLEREFGSTGS
- the gmk gene encoding guanylate kinase — encoded protein: MAVTLRGTSPEPPDARPRLTVLSGPSGVGKSTVVAHMRKKHPDVWLSVSATTRKPRPGEQHGVHYFFVTDDEMDKLIANGELLEWAEFAGNRYGTPRAAVQERLENGEPVLLEIDLQGARQVRESLSDAQLVFLAPPSWEELVRRLTGRGTEPPEVIERRLEAARTELAAEPEFDVTLVNTSVEDVARELLALMDIV
- the rpoZ gene encoding DNA-directed RNA polymerase subunit omega, producing the protein MSSSITAPEGIINPPIDELLEATDSKYSLVIYAAKRARQINAYYSQLGEGLLEYVGPLVDTHVHEKPLSIALREINAGLLTSEAIEGPAQ
- the coaBC gene encoding bifunctional phosphopantothenoylcysteine decarboxylase/phosphopantothenate--cysteine ligase CoaBC is translated as MDKPRVVLGVSGGIAAYKACELLRRFTESGHDVRVVPTASALQFVGAATWSALSGKPVSPEVWDDVHEVPHVRIGQHADLVVVAPATADMLAKAAHGLADDLLTNTLLTARCPVVFAPAMHTEMWEHPATRENVATLRRRGAVVIEPAVGRLTGVDTGKGRLPDPAEIFEVCRRVLARGVTEPDLRGRHVVVSAGGTREPLDPVRFLGNRSSGKQGYALARTAAARGARVTLVAADTGLPDPAGVDVVPVGTAVQLREAVLKAAADADAVVMAAAVADFRPAVYAAGKIKKRDGHEPDPVVLVRNPDILAEISADRARPGQVVVGFAAETDDVLANGRTKLARKGCDLLVVNEVGERKTFGSEENEAVVLGADGSETAVPHGPKEALADIVWDLVAQRLD